A single Gemmatimonadota bacterium DNA region contains:
- a CDS encoding BadF/BadG/BcrA/BcrD ATPase family protein: protein MSDSESEIVVGIDAGGSKTRVIIASLSGDQIAESVGPGAAMAPGNADACADTIAAVVVAALESAALTGVVPRVLYAGVAGTGRESEQIALQDALSRMEIADEVVVETDASIALADAFGDRSGVILISGTGSIAFGRSPAGMLARCGGWGFTFGDEGSGAWIGRRALSVVAASHDGREPETTLTGAILTAAQVNEVEQLIPWALAADREALAALAPSVLAMAMQDDVRANSIVDMAVEELVLHVRALARKLFVDDRAAFDLALTGGLLHKGSLLRKRLERRLRVAVPGATVHVEEVDGARGAIKLALQAASAIA from the coding sequence ATGAGTGATTCGGAATCGGAAATCGTAGTAGGTATCGACGCCGGTGGAAGCAAGACGCGCGTCATCATCGCATCGCTCTCTGGCGACCAGATCGCGGAGAGCGTTGGGCCCGGCGCTGCAATGGCGCCCGGCAACGCCGACGCCTGCGCGGATACAATTGCGGCGGTTGTCGTCGCTGCGCTCGAGAGCGCGGCGCTGACCGGCGTCGTGCCGCGCGTGTTGTATGCCGGCGTTGCAGGCACTGGCCGGGAGAGCGAGCAGATCGCGTTGCAGGATGCGCTGTCGCGCATGGAGATTGCCGACGAAGTCGTCGTCGAGACCGACGCGAGCATCGCGCTCGCGGATGCATTCGGCGATCGCTCCGGTGTGATTCTCATCTCCGGAACCGGGTCGATTGCGTTTGGGCGCAGCCCTGCCGGGATGCTGGCTCGCTGCGGCGGGTGGGGCTTCACATTCGGTGATGAGGGAAGCGGCGCATGGATCGGCCGCCGCGCGCTCAGTGTCGTTGCTGCATCGCACGACGGGCGTGAACCGGAGACGACGCTCACCGGCGCCATACTCACCGCCGCGCAGGTGAACGAGGTCGAACAACTCATTCCATGGGCGCTTGCCGCCGATAGAGAGGCGTTGGCGGCGCTTGCGCCATCGGTGCTCGCAATGGCGATGCAGGACGACGTGCGTGCGAACAGCATCGTGGACATGGCGGTGGAAGAGCTTGTGCTGCACGTGCGCGCGCTGGCGCGAAAACTGTTTGTCGACGACCGGGCAGCCTTCGATCTGGCCCTGACCGGCGGCTTGCTTCACAAGGGATCGCTGCTCCGGAAGCGTCTGGAGCGCAGGCTCCGCGTCGCTGTTCCCGGTGCGACTGTTCATGTTGAGGAGGTTGACGGTGCACGCGGCGCGATCAAGCTCGCGCTCCAGGCTGCTTCAGCCATAGCCTGA
- a CDS encoding DUF1343 domain-containing protein — translation MPRPLVRPLFVLLLFTAGCSVVYHKLDDPTGLPEANVRPGISVLLSDSIALVAGKRVGLLTNASGVDEHGRSDVKLLMTDKRATRSNVHLVELFSPEHGFATTLDRTGIASGIDPATGLVVISLYTNQTIPPPDTTLRAIDVFVVDLPDVGSRTWTYDGAVVYAMRAAARAHKPIVVLDRPNPITGSLVEGPMLDSALSNADDPAPGKPGLAWALYPIPLRHGMTMGELARFYNAELKIGADLHVVPAARWSREVWFDRTGLPFVAPSPSLQSFPAIMLYPGLVPFEATNLSVGRGTNEAFRRIGAPWMDPKRVIELLKDRPIRGVRFSAVDFTPVSPGDNKYPGQLVHGIRIEVTERSQLQTSRLAAGLLAAIHQAYPTDFTIDSTRFDRLFGSPSARRAILSGADPDAVIDSTYGPAYAFRQRVSKYLIY, via the coding sequence ATGCCGCGACCACTCGTCCGACCGCTGTTCGTGCTTCTGCTCTTCACCGCGGGATGCTCAGTCGTGTACCACAAGCTGGACGATCCAACGGGCCTCCCCGAAGCGAACGTGCGGCCCGGCATATCGGTGTTGCTGAGTGACAGTATCGCCCTCGTCGCGGGCAAACGGGTCGGATTGCTGACGAACGCCAGCGGGGTAGATGAGCACGGCAGAAGCGACGTCAAGCTGCTCATGACGGATAAGCGCGCCACGAGATCCAACGTCCATCTCGTCGAGCTGTTTTCGCCCGAGCACGGGTTCGCGACTACTCTGGACAGGACCGGCATCGCGTCCGGAATCGATCCGGCGACCGGGCTGGTTGTCATCTCCCTGTACACCAACCAGACCATCCCGCCCCCCGATACGACTCTTCGCGCGATCGACGTTTTCGTCGTCGACCTCCCGGATGTCGGCTCGCGCACCTGGACATACGATGGCGCCGTGGTTTACGCGATGCGCGCAGCTGCGCGGGCGCACAAGCCGATCGTGGTACTGGACCGTCCCAACCCGATCACCGGATCGCTCGTCGAAGGGCCCATGCTCGACTCGGCACTCTCGAATGCAGATGACCCTGCGCCGGGCAAGCCCGGACTCGCATGGGCGCTATATCCGATTCCGCTCCGGCACGGTATGACGATGGGCGAGCTTGCGCGGTTTTACAACGCCGAGCTCAAGATCGGAGCTGACTTGCACGTTGTGCCCGCAGCACGGTGGAGCCGCGAAGTCTGGTTCGACCGAACCGGGCTTCCGTTCGTCGCTCCTTCGCCAAGCTTGCAGTCGTTTCCCGCCATCATGCTCTACCCGGGTCTGGTCCCGTTCGAGGCGACCAATCTGTCAGTGGGCCGCGGAACCAACGAGGCGTTCCGGCGGATCGGAGCGCCGTGGATGGATCCCAAGCGTGTGATCGAACTGCTCAAGGACCGCCCGATTCGCGGCGTGCGATTCTCTGCCGTCGACTTTACTCCGGTTTCTCCGGGCGACAACAAGTATCCCGGCCAGCTGGTCCACGGGATAAGGATCGAGGTGACGGAGCGCAGCCAGCTGCAGACGAGCCGGCTGGCCGCCGGACTGCTCGCAGCGATCCACCAGGCCTATCCGACCGATTTCACGATCGATTCGACGCGGTTCGATCGACTGTTCGGATCCCCGTCCGCGAGACGGGCGATCCTGAGCGGGGCCGACCCCGACGCTGTCATCGATTCGACCTACGGCCCGGCGTATGCGTTTCGTCAGCGTGTATCGAAATATCTCATCTACTAA
- a CDS encoding sodium:solute symporter, with protein sequence MKNSFTALDLIVLVAYLVGTTLLGVYLGRNQKNTRDYFVADHTIPWWAVLFSIVATETSALTVISIPGLAYIGNLGFLQIAAGYIVGRIVVAYVLLPRYYGGNLVTAYALLENRFGVSTRRFASVVFMFTRAFADSVRVFATAIPIALILSPILPATVVMPIAILVLGALTLIYAYFGGVRAVVWTDVIQTCVYLLGAAAAVVIIGRGVGGGWSHIIHSAAAAGKLQVIDLYTGFDKPQTLMAGVLGGAFLSMASHGADQVIVQRLMTASSLRDARRALIGSGFAVFFQFAIFLMIGAGLWAYFGAHTFDSPDKIFPTFIVTAMPTGLIGLLVAAILAATMSAHSGAINSLAAATVHDIYLPLTHRDANDPRTLKVAKLVSLAWGLLLLIIALLYKQQGTPVVVVALSIASFTYGALLGGFALGIMWARAQQRDAITGMAVGILVMSVVVFAKQLSALWPALAPIGSIAWPWYVLIGTVVTVGVGIFTSLFPHGSARIRVDDAE encoded by the coding sequence ATGAAGAACTCATTCACCGCCCTCGACCTTATTGTACTCGTTGCGTACCTGGTCGGAACGACGCTGCTGGGCGTCTATCTGGGGCGCAATCAGAAGAACACACGCGACTACTTTGTCGCCGACCACACGATTCCGTGGTGGGCAGTTCTCTTCTCGATCGTGGCGACCGAGACCAGCGCACTCACCGTCATCTCGATTCCCGGCCTGGCCTACATCGGGAACCTGGGCTTTCTCCAGATCGCCGCGGGATACATCGTCGGCCGAATAGTTGTCGCATACGTACTCCTACCACGCTACTACGGCGGCAATCTCGTAACAGCGTACGCGTTGCTCGAGAACCGCTTCGGCGTGTCGACGCGTCGATTCGCTTCGGTCGTCTTCATGTTCACGCGCGCCTTCGCGGATTCGGTCCGTGTCTTCGCAACTGCGATTCCAATCGCGCTGATCCTGTCACCGATTCTTCCCGCGACAGTGGTCATGCCGATCGCGATTCTGGTACTGGGCGCTCTCACGTTGATCTACGCGTATTTTGGCGGCGTGCGCGCCGTCGTCTGGACTGACGTCATCCAGACCTGCGTGTATCTCCTCGGCGCGGCGGCCGCCGTGGTAATCATCGGACGCGGAGTTGGGGGTGGTTGGAGCCATATCATCCACTCTGCCGCAGCGGCTGGAAAGCTCCAGGTAATCGATCTCTACACCGGTTTCGACAAGCCGCAGACCCTGATGGCGGGCGTGCTCGGCGGTGCATTCCTGTCGATGGCGTCACACGGCGCCGATCAGGTGATCGTGCAACGGCTCATGACTGCATCGTCGCTGCGTGATGCGCGGCGCGCGCTCATAGGGAGCGGCTTTGCGGTATTCTTTCAGTTCGCCATCTTCCTCATGATAGGCGCGGGACTGTGGGCGTACTTCGGTGCTCACACCTTCGACTCGCCCGACAAGATCTTTCCAACGTTCATAGTGACGGCGATGCCGACGGGCCTGATCGGCCTGCTGGTGGCGGCGATTCTGGCGGCAACGATGAGCGCTCACTCCGGCGCGATCAATTCGCTGGCCGCCGCGACAGTGCACGACATCTACCTGCCGCTCACCCATCGCGACGCCAACGACCCGCGCACACTCAAGGTGGCGAAGCTGGTGAGTCTGGCCTGGGGCTTGTTGCTGCTCATCATAGCGCTACTGTACAAGCAGCAGGGTACGCCCGTGGTCGTCGTGGCGCTCTCGATTGCGTCGTTCACGTACGGCGCGTTGCTCGGTGGTTTTGCGCTCGGCATTATGTGGGCCCGCGCGCAGCAGCGTGACGCCATTACGGGAATGGCTGTAGGCATTCTCGTGATGAGCGTGGTCGTGTTCGCGAAGCAGCTCTCCGCGCTGTGGCCGGCACTCGCGCCAATCGGCTCGATTGCCTGGCCGTGGTACGTTTTGATCGGGACGGTGGTAACAGTCGGTGTCGGAATATTCACGTCGCTCTTCCCGCACGGAAGCGCGCGAATCAGGGTTGATGACGCAGAATGA
- a CDS encoding NAD(P)H-quinone oxidoreductase, protein MSSPFSKPGSIRHIEVLRPGGPDEMHLTEGAVPALGPDDVRIHVEAAGINHADLLQRAGKYAVPSTASPILGLEVAGYVSGAGERAALVWNIGEEVCALVDGGGYATECVAPSMQCLPIPEGFSMVQAAALPEALFTVWYNVFQRCRLSAGETLLVHGGTSGIGVIAIQMARAIGAKVFATAGSAEKCGVCVRLGAEVAIDYHEADFAAVALERSGGRGVDVILDMVGGEYVERNFRALAMEGRLVNISYMAGSRVTVDLRPIMQKRLTVTGSLMRRLPPQEKAVIAQELMLRIWPLLERGLILPVIDSTFPLSRAADAHRRMEQPHIGKVVLTN, encoded by the coding sequence ATGTCGAGCCCCTTCTCCAAACCGGGATCGATCCGGCACATCGAAGTACTCAGGCCCGGCGGGCCGGACGAGATGCATCTGACGGAGGGAGCCGTTCCGGCGCTCGGCCCCGATGACGTGCGCATCCACGTAGAAGCAGCCGGCATCAACCACGCCGATCTGCTCCAGCGCGCAGGCAAGTACGCGGTGCCGAGCACCGCATCGCCAATACTCGGACTCGAGGTCGCAGGCTACGTCTCTGGTGCCGGTGAGCGCGCTGCGCTGGTGTGGAACATCGGTGAGGAGGTATGCGCACTGGTGGACGGCGGCGGCTACGCGACCGAATGCGTTGCACCGTCGATGCAATGCCTCCCGATCCCAGAAGGTTTCTCGATGGTGCAGGCTGCAGCGCTTCCCGAGGCGCTTTTCACGGTGTGGTACAACGTGTTTCAGCGTTGCCGGCTTTCCGCGGGCGAGACGTTGCTCGTCCACGGCGGCACCAGCGGCATCGGCGTGATCGCCATCCAGATGGCGCGCGCGATCGGCGCGAAAGTATTCGCGACGGCCGGTTCAGCTGAAAAGTGCGGCGTCTGTGTCCGACTCGGTGCGGAAGTCGCGATCGACTACCACGAAGCCGACTTCGCCGCAGTCGCGCTCGAGCGCAGCGGAGGCCGCGGTGTCGATGTCATACTCGACATGGTCGGCGGTGAATATGTCGAGCGCAATTTTCGAGCGCTTGCGATGGAAGGCCGCCTGGTCAACATCTCGTACATGGCTGGCAGTCGCGTCACCGTCGATCTGAGACCGATCATGCAGAAGCGACTGACGGTGACCGGCTCGCTGATGCGCCGCCTACCGCCGCAGGAGAAGGCCGTGATCGCCCAGGAGCTGATGCTGCGTATCTGGCCGTTGCTGGAGCGCGGGCTGATCCTGCCAGTCATTGATTCGACCTTTCCGCTGTCCCGTGCGGCGGATGCACACAGACGCATGGAACAGCCGCACATAGGCAAGGTCGTACTGACAAATTAG
- a CDS encoding inositol-3-phosphate synthase, which translates to MSNSSAVPKIAPASGKLGILTPGLGAVATTFIAGVESIRRGLAKPIGSITQTATIRLGKRTDNRAPLIKDFVPLANLNDIVFGAWDPIPDDALTAVRKAGVLEEKDVAPIADFLAAIKPMPAVFDNHYVTRIHGTNVKTGKTKRDLAEQLRQDIRDFKAKNKLDRVVIVWCASTEIFIKAGPQHATIEQFERAMDNNDEAIAPSMLYAYAAIMENVPFANGAPNLSADVPALLQLAQQRGVPVSGKDFKTGQTWMKTVIAPGLKARMLGLAGWYSTNILGNRDGEVLDDPQSFKTKEESKLSVLHTILQPEKYPDLYKDFSHVVRINYYPPRGDNKEGWDNIDIFGWMNYPMQIKINFLCRDSILAAPLVLDVALFSDFAQRAGMKGIQEWLSFFYKSPMTAPGLQPEHDLFIQQTKMKNTLRHLMGEDQITHLGLEYYA; encoded by the coding sequence ATGTCTAACAGCTCAGCTGTACCCAAAATCGCGCCGGCTTCAGGCAAGCTCGGTATCCTCACGCCCGGCCTCGGCGCCGTGGCCACGACGTTCATAGCTGGAGTCGAGAGCATTCGCCGAGGGCTCGCCAAGCCGATCGGCTCGATCACTCAGACAGCGACGATCCGCCTCGGAAAGCGGACCGACAACCGCGCTCCGCTCATCAAGGACTTCGTTCCGCTCGCGAATCTCAATGACATTGTGTTCGGTGCATGGGATCCGATTCCGGATGACGCTCTGACGGCCGTTCGCAAGGCAGGGGTTCTCGAAGAGAAGGACGTTGCTCCGATCGCGGACTTTCTGGCGGCGATCAAGCCGATGCCTGCGGTATTCGACAATCATTACGTGACGCGCATCCACGGGACCAACGTCAAGACGGGCAAGACGAAGCGTGATCTCGCGGAGCAGCTGCGTCAGGACATTCGTGATTTCAAGGCGAAGAACAAGCTCGACCGGGTAGTGATCGTCTGGTGTGCTTCGACCGAGATATTCATCAAGGCGGGTCCGCAGCACGCGACGATCGAGCAGTTCGAGCGCGCCATGGACAACAACGACGAAGCGATCGCCCCATCGATGCTGTACGCGTATGCAGCGATCATGGAAAACGTGCCGTTCGCGAACGGCGCGCCGAATCTTTCCGCCGACGTTCCCGCGCTACTCCAGCTCGCGCAGCAGCGTGGCGTTCCCGTTTCCGGCAAGGATTTCAAGACGGGCCAGACGTGGATGAAGACCGTCATCGCGCCAGGACTCAAGGCTCGCATGCTGGGACTTGCTGGATGGTACTCGACCAACATCCTGGGCAACCGCGACGGAGAAGTGCTCGACGATCCACAGTCGTTCAAGACCAAGGAAGAGTCCAAGCTGTCGGTGCTGCACACGATCCTTCAGCCGGAGAAGTATCCGGATCTGTACAAGGATTTCTCGCACGTCGTTCGCATCAACTACTATCCGCCGCGCGGCGACAACAAGGAAGGCTGGGACAACATCGACATCTTCGGATGGATGAATTATCCCATGCAGATCAAGATCAACTTCCTCTGCCGCGACTCCATTCTCGCCGCGCCTCTGGTGCTCGATGTCGCGTTGTTCAGCGACTTCGCTCAGCGGGCCGGAATGAAGGGAATCCAGGAGTGGCTGTCGTTCTTCTACAAGAGCCCGATGACGGCGCCTGGATTGCAGCCCGAGCACGATCTCTTCATCCAGCAGACCAAGATGAAGAACACGCTGAGGCATCTCATGGGCGAGGATCAGATAACACACCTCGGACTCGAGTACTACGCATAA
- a CDS encoding cation:dicarboxylase symporter family transporter: MDSAGSDKSATARRGLRRVSLTQWIVVAAIVGIIIGIAFPAFAVKLDPLSQIFLRMIKSLIVPLIFATLVVGIAGHGDDMAKVGRLALRSLIYFELVTTGALVIGLTAVNVLKPGIGVSLGGATAATGTELASHPVTFGGVLEHMVPQSFFEAAYHNEVLQIVFFAILFAVALTRQKGEKKKLMLDFCAATSDLMFKFTEIVMAYAPIGIGAALAVTVGHSGIGVLLGLGKLVATLYGALIVFALVVLLPIAVLTRIPLKAFLRSVRAPALIAFSTASSEAALPLAMENMEAMGVPARIVAFVMPTGYSFNLDGSTLYLAVASVFAAQAGGIHMTLGQQIVMMLTLMLTSKGVAAVPRASLVILSGALTMFGLPLQAVAVILGVDAFMDMARTSVNLIGNCLASAVMARWEGELAPASKTDTVTA; encoded by the coding sequence ATGGATAGCGCAGGATCGGACAAGAGCGCGACGGCGCGGCGCGGTCTGCGACGCGTCTCGCTGACGCAGTGGATTGTCGTCGCAGCAATAGTCGGGATCATCATCGGGATCGCGTTCCCCGCGTTCGCGGTCAAGCTGGATCCGCTGTCGCAGATCTTCCTGCGCATGATCAAGTCGCTGATTGTACCGCTGATTTTCGCCACGCTCGTGGTGGGCATTGCCGGTCACGGCGACGACATGGCCAAGGTGGGCCGCCTCGCGTTGCGGTCTCTGATCTATTTCGAGCTCGTGACGACTGGCGCGCTCGTTATCGGATTGACGGCCGTCAACGTCTTAAAGCCTGGAATCGGCGTGTCGCTGGGCGGCGCGACCGCGGCTACCGGGACTGAGCTTGCGTCGCACCCGGTTACATTCGGTGGCGTGCTGGAGCACATGGTTCCGCAGAGCTTCTTCGAAGCGGCTTACCATAACGAAGTGCTGCAGATTGTATTCTTCGCGATTCTGTTCGCCGTAGCGCTCACGCGGCAGAAGGGCGAAAAGAAGAAGTTGATGCTCGACTTCTGCGCCGCGACGTCAGACTTGATGTTCAAGTTCACGGAGATCGTGATGGCGTATGCACCCATCGGTATCGGTGCAGCGCTCGCCGTCACAGTCGGCCATAGCGGTATCGGCGTGCTGCTCGGTCTCGGCAAGCTCGTGGCGACGCTCTACGGCGCGCTGATCGTATTCGCGCTCGTCGTGCTGCTGCCGATCGCCGTTCTCACCCGGATTCCCCTCAAGGCATTCCTTCGCTCTGTGAGGGCACCGGCGCTGATCGCGTTCTCGACCGCTTCCTCAGAAGCAGCGCTTCCGCTAGCGATGGAGAACATGGAAGCCATGGGCGTTCCGGCCCGCATCGTGGCGTTCGTGATGCCCACGGGATATTCGTTCAACCTCGACGGAAGCACGCTGTATCTGGCGGTCGCGTCGGTATTCGCTGCGCAGGCCGGTGGAATCCACATGACGCTCGGTCAGCAGATCGTGATGATGCTGACGCTCATGCTCACGAGCAAGGGTGTTGCTGCCGTGCCGCGCGCATCGCTCGTGATTCTGTCCGGCGCGCTGACCATGTTTGGATTGCCGCTTCAGGCCGTCGCGGTGATCCTCGGTGTCGACGCATTCATGGACATGGCGCGGACGTCGGTGAATCTCATCGGTAATTGCCTCGCGAGCGCCGTGATGGCGAGATGGGAAGGGGAGCTCGCGCCGGCAAGCAAGACGGACACGGTGACGGCGTAG
- a CDS encoding iron-sulfur cluster assembly accessory protein, protein MAVSSQPEINLTLTPSAGVEVQKFMEIEKVSPDEGGLRVSIQPGGCSGFKYSLLIEDKPADDDLILSQDGYRVFVDPFSAQYVNNVTIDYVTSMQGSGFTFKNPNATGGCGCGSSFSA, encoded by the coding sequence ATGGCGGTATCCAGCCAACCAGAAATCAACCTGACCCTGACTCCATCAGCAGGCGTCGAGGTGCAGAAATTCATGGAGATCGAGAAGGTCTCGCCTGACGAAGGCGGCCTTCGCGTCAGCATCCAGCCCGGCGGCTGCAGCGGCTTCAAGTACTCGCTGTTGATCGAGGACAAGCCTGCGGACGACGACCTGATCCTCTCGCAGGACGGCTATCGCGTCTTCGTCGATCCGTTCTCCGCGCAGTATGTCAACAACGTGACGATCGATTACGTGACGTCCATGCAGGGATCGGGCTTCACCTTCAAGAACCCGAACGCGACGGGCGGCTGCGGCTGCGGATCATCCTTCTCGGCGTAG
- a CDS encoding CDP-alcohol phosphatidyltransferase family protein: MKAIWEAIKAGYLRVIEPAADFLVRRRVNPNAITTVGTICTLTGAVVYATGHIMTAGWIIGLTALFDVLDGTVARRTGQSSVFGAFYDSTLDRVADGGVMAGLAVFYASSALYHNIYMLVVCLLGIIGTFLVSYTRARAAALGIDAKVGVMQRPERVVLLSVPQAFFGLALHGWVLMAIVVLLTVTAWITAVQRISFVHRATSKKPLVNV; encoded by the coding sequence ATGAAGGCGATCTGGGAGGCGATAAAAGCTGGTTATTTGCGGGTCATTGAACCTGCCGCTGATTTTCTGGTCCGGCGGCGGGTAAATCCGAACGCAATAACGACAGTTGGGACGATATGCACCCTTACCGGCGCGGTCGTGTACGCTACCGGCCACATCATGACAGCCGGCTGGATCATCGGGCTTACGGCGCTGTTCGACGTGCTGGACGGAACTGTAGCACGCCGCACCGGCCAATCGAGCGTTTTTGGTGCCTTCTACGACTCGACTCTGGATCGGGTGGCCGACGGCGGAGTCATGGCGGGGCTCGCGGTCTTCTACGCCTCGTCCGCGCTATACCACAACATCTACATGCTCGTGGTGTGCCTGCTCGGGATCATCGGCACCTTCCTCGTTTCATACACTCGCGCCCGTGCGGCGGCCCTCGGAATCGATGCCAAGGTCGGGGTGATGCAGCGACCGGAGCGCGTAGTGTTATTATCCGTACCACAGGCATTTTTCGGCCTGGCGCTGCATGGCTGGGTCCTCATGGCGATCGTTGTCCTGTTGACGGTTACAGCATGGATAACGGCAGTCCAGCGCATCAGCTTCGTCCATCGCGCAACATCCAAGAAACCACTGGTGAATGTCTAA
- a CDS encoding amino acid permease, whose product MRGLFARKSVADFEADVVSHGGLKRTLGKWHLTALGVGATIGAGIFVTTGTAIVGDPLRPGAGPAIIFSFLLTAVACGFAALCYAEFAAMVPISGSAYTYAYAALGEFIAWIIGWDLVIEYAVGNIGVAIGWSGYFRELIAHFGWSLPSWLATDYRSAHSAFVQLGAASSTVDATTRYIASAWTSAPHILGLPLIINLPAAAVVALITVVLVIGIKESADANNAMVLLKVGIILFFIAVGLFLIHPSNWTNPATGGFVPNGMAGISAAAAIIFFSYIGFDAVSTAAEETRNPGKDMPFGIIMSLVVTTLLYIAISVVMTGMAPWQQLGTAEPMITALRYAAGPPALLNASRFIVALGAVIAMGSVLLVFQLGQPRIFFSMARDGLLPPVLAKVHPRYKTPYVGTIITGIFVAVFAAFANIAEVVDLTNIGTLFAFVLVSAGVIVLRRTDPDRPRPFRVPWVPFTPLISIVACFYLMTQLPGITWIRFIIWLAVGLVLYFTYGYGHSTLRNRRVNGHG is encoded by the coding sequence ATGCGGGGCCTGTTTGCACGCAAGTCCGTTGCGGACTTCGAGGCGGACGTCGTTTCACATGGCGGGCTAAAACGCACGCTCGGCAAGTGGCACCTGACTGCTCTCGGCGTCGGTGCCACGATTGGCGCGGGAATCTTTGTCACCACGGGAACCGCCATCGTCGGCGATCCGCTTCGTCCCGGTGCCGGACCTGCGATCATCTTTTCGTTCCTGCTGACCGCGGTCGCGTGCGGCTTTGCGGCGTTGTGTTACGCCGAGTTCGCCGCGATGGTGCCGATCTCCGGCTCCGCGTATACGTACGCATATGCGGCGCTTGGCGAGTTCATCGCCTGGATAATCGGCTGGGATCTGGTCATAGAATACGCCGTCGGCAACATCGGCGTCGCGATCGGTTGGTCCGGCTACTTTCGAGAGTTGATCGCGCATTTCGGCTGGAGTCTCCCGTCGTGGCTGGCGACAGATTATCGATCGGCGCATTCCGCGTTCGTTCAGCTGGGCGCCGCGAGCAGCACGGTGGACGCGACTACGCGGTACATCGCGTCAGCGTGGACATCCGCGCCGCACATTCTCGGTCTCCCGCTGATCATCAATCTTCCCGCCGCGGCGGTTGTTGCGCTGATAACGGTTGTCCTGGTGATCGGTATCAAGGAGTCGGCGGATGCCAACAACGCGATGGTGCTGCTCAAGGTCGGGATCATACTGTTCTTCATCGCGGTTGGCCTCTTCCTGATCCACCCGTCCAACTGGACCAATCCAGCGACCGGCGGCTTCGTGCCGAACGGCATGGCGGGCATCAGCGCGGCAGCTGCGATCATCTTCTTCAGCTACATCGGTTTCGATGCCGTATCCACGGCTGCGGAAGAGACGCGCAATCCGGGCAAGGACATGCCGTTCGGGATCATCATGAGCCTTGTCGTGACGACGCTGCTCTACATCGCGATCTCGGTGGTGATGACTGGCATGGCGCCATGGCAGCAACTGGGAACAGCGGAGCCGATGATCACCGCGCTCCGGTACGCCGCCGGACCGCCGGCACTTCTCAACGCTTCGCGATTCATCGTCGCGCTCGGTGCCGTGATAGCGATGGGCAGCGTGCTGCTGGTCTTTCAGCTCGGGCAGCCGCGAATCTTCTTCTCGATGGCACGCGACGGACTGCTTCCTCCGGTGCTCGCGAAAGTACATCCACGTTACAAGACGCCGTACGTCGGCACGATCATAACGGGGATCTTCGTAGCCGTCTTTGCCGCATTCGCGAACATCGCCGAAGTGGTCGATCTCACGAATATCGGGACGCTGTTCGCGTTCGTGCTGGTGTCGGCGGGCGTGATTGTGCTTCGCCGCACCGATCCGGACAGACCGCGGCCGTTCCGCGTGCCGTGGGTTCCGTTCACGCCGTTGATCTCCATTGTGGCGTGCTTCTATCTCATGACGCAGTTGCCGGGTATCACCTGGATTCGCTTCATCATCTGGCTCGCTGTGGGCCTCGTACTCTACTTTACTTACGGCTATGGCCACTCGACGCTGCGTAACCGCCGGGTGAACGGCCATGGATAG